A section of the Macadamia integrifolia cultivar HAES 741 chromosome 9, SCU_Mint_v3, whole genome shotgun sequence genome encodes:
- the LOC122089436 gene encoding uncharacterized protein LOC122089436 has product MPFPMKIQPIDSSFSEGLVRNDPVKPVVKSRLKRLFERQFPSVLRITSADKPGVGETQYNKDGSNDWEPSSICLANMVQNFIEETNEKQPAAAAKCVRNRCNCFNGNCTDSSDDELDFFNGFSESVAAASYGDACEILKSLIPCASIAERNLLADTAKIVEKNKSCKRKDDCRKLVIDGLIPLGYDASICKSRWEKSPSYPAGEYEYIDVIVQGERVLIDVDFRSEFEIARSTKNYRAILQTLPSIFVGKPDRLQQIVYIISDAAKQSLKKKGMHFPPWRKAEYMRAKWLSPHTRTSASDNSTTETKSETIYEKESSLITTTNFSGEFELIFGEKMSPSVSSDLSVEPSSQKGIFEEEKIKVVVSEWQPPAIKPKSSRGGGKIVTGLASVLKEKP; this is encoded by the exons ATGCCTTTTCCGATGAAGATCCAGCCGATTGATTCTAGTTTCTCAGAAGGATTAGTTCGGAACGATCCAGTAAAACCTGTCGTGAAATCGCGACTTAAGAGGCTATTCGAGCGACAGTTCCCGAGCGTTTTGAGGATTACATCGGCCGACAAGCCCGGCGTCGGTGAAACTCAGTACAACAAAGATGGCAGCAACGATTGGGAGCCGAGTTCCATATGCTTGGCAAATATGGTTCAGAATTTCATTGAGGAGACCAATGAGAAGCAGCCAGCGGCAGCTGCAAAATGCGTTCGGAACCGCTGCAATTGCTTCAACGGAAACTGTACCGACAGCTCCGACGATGAACTCGATTTCTTTAATGGCTTCAGTGAGTCGGTAGCCGCAGCCTCTTATGGTGATGCTTGCGAAATCCTCAAG AGCTTGATCCCTTGTGCTAGCATTGCCGAGAGGAATCTTTTAGCAGATACTGCAAAAATTGTTGAGAAGAATAAGAGCTGCAAGCGCAAGGATGATTGTAGAAAATTAGTCATCGACGGGCTCATTCCTCTTGGGTACGACGCTTCAATCTGCAAATCACGTTGGGAGAAATCTCCTTCGTATCCTGCAG GGGAATACGAATATATAGACGTGATCGTTCAAGGGGAACGGGTGTtaattgatgttgatttccGGTCAGAATTCGAGATCGCTCGATCGACAAAAAATTACAGAGCAATTCTTCAAACTCTCCCCTCAATCTTCGTCGGCAAACCCGATCGTCTTCAACAGATTGTCTACATCATATCAGACGCTGCAAAGCAGAGCCTGAAGAAAAAGGGAATGCACTTCCCACCGTGGAGGAAAGCCGAGTACATGAGAGCAAAATGGCTCTCTCCTCACACCAGAACATCAGCTTCAGACAACTCAACAACAGAAACTAAATCCGAGACAATATACGAGAAAGAGTCGAGTTTAATTACAACGACGAACTTCTCTGGTGAATTCGAGCTGATTTTTGGGGAGAAGATGTCGCCATCGGTATCATCGGATCTTAGCGTAGAACCATCTTCGCAGAAGGGAATTTTTGAGGAGGAGAAGATTAAAGTAGTTGTTTCAGAATGGCAGCCGCCGGCGATCAAACCGAAGAGTTCTCGCGGAGGAGGCAAAATTGTCACCGGTTTAGCGTCCGTACTCAAAGAAAAACCATAA
- the LOC122090027 gene encoding GDP-mannose 3,5-epimerase 2-like, with protein sequence MGSTDGTKYGAYTYENLEREPYWPSENLRISITGAGGFIASHIARRLKSEGHYIIASDWKKNEHMTEDMFCHEFHLVDLRVMENCLKVTTGVDHVFNLAADMGGMGFIQSNHSVIMYNNTMISFNMLEASRINGVKRFFYASSACIYPEFKQLDTNVSLKESDAWPAEPQDAYGLEKLASEELCKHYTKDFGIECRIGRFHNIYGPFGTWKGGREKAPAAFCRKTITSTDKFEMWGDGLQTRSFTFIDECVEGVLRLTKSDFREPVNIGSDEMVSMNEMAEIVLSFDNKKLPIHHIPGPEGVRGRNSDNTLIKEKLGWAPTMKLKDGLRVTYFWIREQIEKEKAQGIDLSVYGSSKVVGTQAPVQLGSLRAADGKE encoded by the exons ATGGGGAGCACCGACGGGACCAAATATGGCGCTTATACTTATGAGAACCTGGAGAGGGAACCATACTGGCCATCGGAGAACCTCCGAATTTCTATTACTGGAGCTGGTGGCTTCATTGCCTCTCACATTGCCAGAAGGTTGAAGAGTGAAGGACATTATATCATCGCTTCTGATTGGAAGAAGAACGAGCATATGACTGAAGACATGTTTTGTCATGAGTTCCACCTTGTTGATCTCAGGGTGATGGAGAACTGTTTGAAGGTCACCACTGGGGTGGACCATGTATTTAACCTTGCTGCTGATATGGGAGGAATGGGATTCATACAGTCCAACCACTCTGTAATCATGTATAACAACACAATGATCAGTTTCAACATGCTTGAGGCCTCGAGAATCAATGGAGTCAAAAG gttcttcTATGCCTCTAGTGCTTGCATATACCCTGAATTTAAGCAGTTGGACACTAATGTGAGCTTGAAGGAGTCTGATGCATGGCCTGCAGAG CCTCAAGATGCTTATGGATTGGAGAAGTTAGCATCTGAGGAGCTGTGCAAGCACTATACCAAGGACTTTGGGATTGAGTGTCGGATTGGACGTTTCCACAACATTTATGGTCCCTTTGGAACATGGAAAG GTGGGAGGGAGAAGGCACCTGCTGCTTTCTGTAGAAAGACCATTACTTCCACTGATAAGTTTGAAATGTGGGGAGATGGTCTCCAAACACGATCCTTCACTTTCATTGATGAATGTGTGGAAGGTGTTTTAAG ATTGACAAAGTCTGACTTCCGGGAGCCAGTCAACATTGGAAGTGATGAGATGGTTAGCATGAATGAGATGGCTGAAATTGTGCTTAGCTTTGACAACAAGAAGCTCCCCATTCATCACATCCCAGGTCCAGAGGGTGTACGTGGTCGCAACTCAGACAACACTCTGATTAAGGAGAAACTTGGTTGGGCTCCTACGATGAAATTGAAG GATGGGTTACGAGTCACTTACTTTTGGATCAGGGAACAAATTGAGAAAGAGAAGGCTCAAGGAATTGACCTATCAGTTTACGGGTCATCCAAAGTGGTCGGAACACAAGCACCTGTTCAACTGGGTTCGCTCCGTGCAGCTGATGGTAAAGAATGA
- the LOC122089615 gene encoding pentatricopeptide repeat-containing protein At1g08070, chloroplastic-like: MPPCSPCMNLSGTHFMKSLSHRFKLNLAQLHLTAPTAQNSSLDPLFNLQKYKDKNQLNQILAQTISTGLLHNPFNASKLVSTFALSPLPGTTCIARLIADRIDGLDSYTWNTVIRGYLQGESPKKAILIYAHVRRKGLKVDSYTVLYVIKACCQFSGDREGGQIHAQILKMGFSSELITRTGLLQMYGLFDEIESAQQVFDESLERDLVLWNALVAAYAHSDHPYKALSVTRAMINDNMRPNGPTVVSILSVCSSLRALRKGKLVHCYVLKNLDNIDVYVSNALIDMYSKCGCLVSAHLVFQKMPMKNVISWTSIVNGYTNNNNPHEALVLFIEMESAKLPPDEVTMLGVVSMCSKLGSFEFGKWIDHYVEQHGFKGSICMTNSLMDMYARCGNLKKACQIFDEMDKKTLVSWTTIIQGLAMHGHGMQALVRFTQMQREGFRPDSVVFLSIISACSHSGLVNEGRECFRSMVEDYGIQPWMEHYGCMVDLFCRAGFVNEGFEFVEAMPVNPDAIVWRSLIGACRNQGNVLLARRILDHLLILEPNYGGNHILLSNLYAMMGEWDNVEEVRMEMGVRGVSKPYPGASVVELC; the protein is encoded by the coding sequence ATGCCACCATGTTCACCATGTATGAACCTTTCGGGTACTCATTTCATGAAATCACTTTCCCATCGATTTAAGCTAAATTTGGCGCAACTGCATCTAACTGCCCCAACCGCCCAAAACTCTTCTCTCGATCCACTATTCAACCTGCAAAAATATAAAGACAAGAACCAACTCAACCAAATCCTTGCACAGACGATATCCACAGGCCTCCTTCACAATCCTTTTAATGCCTCAAAACTGGTCAGCACTTTTGCCTTAAGCCCCCTTCCTGGAACCACATGCATCGCCCGCTTAATCGCTGATCGAATTGACGGACTGGACAGCTACACATGGAACACTGTCATCCGAGGGTATTTGCAAGGGGAGAGCCCCAAAAAAGCAATCTTGATCTATGCTCATGTAAGAAGAAAAGGTCTGAAGGTAGACAGTTATACCGTTCTCTATGTAATCAAGGCATGTTGTCAGTTTTCAGGGGATCGGGAAGGAGGGCAGATACATGCTCAGATTCTCAAAATGGGTTTTTCGTCCGAGTTAATTACGCGGACGGGTCTGCTGCAAATGTATGGGTTGTTTGATGAAATTGAGTCTGCACAACAGGTGTTTGACGAAAGCCTTGAAAGGGATTTAGTGCTGTGGAATGCTCTTGTTGCTGCGTATGCTCATTCGGACCACCCATACAAGGCACTCTCAGTTACACGTGCTATGATTAATGACAATATGAGACCAAATGGGCCGACTGTAGTAAGCATCCTTTCAGTTTGTTCTTCTCTGAGAGCCTTGAGAAAAGGAAAACTGGTGCATTGTTACGTTTTAAAAAACTTGGACAATATTGACGTCTATGTTTCCAATGCTTTGATAGATATGTATTCAAAATGTGGGTGTTTGGTCAGTGCCCATCTGGTTTTCCAAAAGATGCCAATGAAGAATGTGATTTCCTGGACTTCAATTGTTAATGGGTATACCAACAATAATAATCCCCATGAGGCATTGGTTCTGTTTATAGAAATGGAGTCTGCAAAATTACCACCTGATGAGGTTACCATGTTGGGTGTTGTCTCTATGTGCTCAAAGCTAGGTAGCTTTGAGTTTGGGAAATGGATTGATCATTATGTTGAACAGCATGGATTTAAGGGAAGTATTTGTATGACAAACTCTCTCATGGACATGTATGCTAGATGTGGCAACCTCAAGAAAGCTTGCCAGATATTTGATGAAATGGATAAGAAGACACTGGTGTCTTGGACTACTATCATACAAGGACTAGCTATGCATGGTCATGGGATGCAAGCCCTTGTGCGGTTCACTCAGATGCAAAGGGAAGGCTTCAGACCTGATAGTGTTGTCTTTCTCAGCATCATATCTGCTTGTAGTCATTCTGGTTTGGTGAATGAAGGGCGTGAATGTTTTAGATCCATGGTAGAAGATTATGGTATTCAACCATGGATGGAACACTATGGATGCATGGTGGACCTTTTTTGCAGAGCAGGGTTTGTTAATGAAGGATTTGAATTTGTAGAGGCTATGCCTGTGAACCCAGATGCAATTGTGTGGCGTAGTTTGATTGGTGCATGCAGAAACCAAGGTAATGTATTGTTAGCTAGAAGAATTTTGGATCATCTGCTTATATTGGAACCCAATTACGGTGGGAATCATATATTGTTATCAAATTTGTATGCGATGATGGGAGAATGGGATAATGTTGAAGAAGTGAGGATGGAAATGGGTGTTAGAGGTGTAAGCAAACCTTATCCTGGTGCTAGTGTTGTAGAACTGTGCTAA